The Pseudoliparis swirei isolate HS2019 ecotype Mariana Trench chromosome 1, NWPU_hadal_v1, whole genome shotgun sequence genome has a window encoding:
- the jtb gene encoding protein JTB, which produces MESDCRIPVACCRPRVLVLHALFWALVSLRVFGVALLSEERTPAVKQVAAPCWLLEEFVVTTECSQCSAFQTTSWSSCGLTGYVERVNCTRSSRDEYKSCRSAVMEEHLFWKFEAAMLGLTAVFSVLVVIRQRWLDRLASEKVRRQIESI; this is translated from the exons ATGGAGAGCGACTGCCGGATCCCTGTGGCCTGCTGTCGGCCTCGAGTCCTCGTCCTCCACGCGCTGTTTTGGGCCCTCGTCTCCCTCAG GGTGTTTGGAGTGGCTCTGCTGAGTGAAGAAAGAACTCCAG CGGTGAAACAGGtggccgccccctgctggctgctgGAAGAGTTTGTGGTGACGACAGAGTGTTCGCAGTGTAGTGCCTTCCAGACC aCGTCGTGGTCTTCCTGCGGACTGACGGGATACGTGGAGAGAGTCAACTGCACCCGATCCAGTCGAGACGAGTACAAGAG CTGTCGCTCTGCAGTGATGGAGGAACATCTCTTCTGGAAGTTcgaggcggccatgttgggccTGACGGCGGTCTTCTCCGTCCTGGTGGTCATCCGTCAGCGCTGGCTGGACCGCCTCGCCTCGGAGAAGGTCCGCCGCCAGATCGAGTCCATCTAG